From the genome of Oxyura jamaicensis isolate SHBP4307 breed ruddy duck chromosome 2, BPBGC_Ojam_1.0, whole genome shotgun sequence:
TTTCATTCAGCAAGCCTAAGGCTTTTCTGCAGAAGGTAGAATACAGCTGTCTTCAGACTAAGATTAAGCAAGGCAGCATATCACCAATTGAGGAAGGAATAGAAAGGGGATAAGACTTGCAGGTTTTTGCTACTATCAGTATCAATTGGGGATAATAGTTTCTGACTGTCTCTTTTCATATAGAGAAAAGACAAATGCTGTAGTCACTATTCAGGTAGAATTCCTTTTGGAGGCTTTGAAGTCAATATCTGTATTTTACTAGTTTAAACAGGATGAAGCCTTTGGATGGTgtatggaaatatatatatattcataatttttcttAATGGCCTTTTAGAATAATTATGAGAAAGAAGAACCACATCTGTGAATAGCTTTGTGTTAACTTAAGGTGTTTGCATGCTTATGTTTATCTTTGGATGTTCTTTGATAACCTGAATCATAcaagtgattttgttttgctgaattcCATCCACGCCAGTTTGTATGTGTTGGAGGAAGTCCTTCACGGATGAAAGCTTTTATTGCCTACATAGCTGAAGAACTGGGACTTGGGAGCCAAGGTGGTGACTATCCTAACATCTGTGCAGGAACTGACCGTTATGCAATGTACAAAGTGGGACCTGTTTTGTCAGTCAGTGTAAGTGACcattcaaaacacaaaattgGAATGTAAAAGTGTTCAGATACCTCACATACATCAGGTACTGGCCACAGTTCAGTGATGCGGTTCAAAGTAAAACATATGaatgaatatttcttttaaacacttaACAGATTCAGGTTTTTAAGGGTTTTCAGCCATGTTCAAAATATTCCCATTGGCTAATTAAGAATTCCTTTTTAGCCCTTTCTTGTAAAAGGGCAGGTCTCCAGAACCctaatttctttctcatctccttttccctctgcatACCCCTGAGGTGTTGCAGGGACTGCCTTATAAATGTTTTGAGCAGACTGACTGTTGTCTTATTCCTACTCTTTGTCCcgaataatggaaaaaaaaatatcacttgaTGTATGTGgggcattggaaaaaaaatggctgtatCGCATTCAGATCTAAATACCTACAGTGGCATTTTCAAATGTACTCCCATAGCTTAAGAGTAGCATTCCATGGGACTTGTGCTGCCAACTCATTTTAAAACTCGTATCTTTATTTGTAGACAAATTACACGCTCGAATTGCAACAACATAACTAGTATCGCTCTGCACACTTCCTTTTGACATTATCATGCATGTTGAGATGGACTTATATTTGCTGAACTTTGTGACTAAATAGCaacagctgtgttttgaaaaccTTTAGCTTATCTAGTCACTATTATTTCTGGTTGGTAAAAAATCAGAGTGggttttttcttgtgtttaagAAAAGTTCTGTATTGAAGTATGTTTGAAAATTTAGGAAAGGACACTGATTGTAATTTTGAGAATGTAAATAGGTTGTGATTCAGGATTCTCCATAGTCTGCAAATTCAGTGTGAGTCCTTCTATTTACTGTTCAAAGCTCTTCAGTAGGCCCATAGGTTAGGGTTTTTGCCAGAGTGAGTTCAGAGACATTTGGAAGAAAGCATCAAGAGGGAGATATTGTCTAACTCCTTCTTCTATATATATTTGGTATTGTCTATGTGAATGTCGAAcatgaatttctgctttcatttcagcacGGTATGGGCATTCCTTCTATTTCAATCATGTTGCACGAGCTGATCAAACTGTTGTATCATGCCAAGTGTTCCAACATAACCCTTATTCGCATTGGCACCTCGGGTGGAATAGGTATTTCCcctcttgatttcttttttttcttcaaaccaAGGAATGTCTGTAGGGGAGTAGAGTGTCTCTGTGAAAGTAAGCGATTGATGGTAAAAACGGTTGTCTGCAGGAGACTGAATACATTTAAccatttatcttttatttcctgttcctAATTGTCCTTCCATATGAAACAATGAATCATTTTGCTTCTATACTTTTGCAAGAAAAGGTAGTATCAGCTTCTCTGGATAGACAAAATGCACAGAAGAGATCTGACAGTGAGAAGGACATTCCTGCCCTGTATGAAATAAGAGATAAGAAAGAGTATGTGaggaaaaagtcaaaattttatcattcaaaaacatttgcaatAATAAACTGAAGCAGTTAGGcatgcacaaagaaaaactcTTGGTGAATTCAGGGGCAAAACTGCCACCTCCAAAAGAAGCAAGATAGGGTTAAGCTGTGTGTTTTCATGTCTGTAGAAACTAAGCATTAACTACATTACACAGCTGTATCTGTTCCTTTTTACTGCAGGACTGGAGCCAGGCTCAGTGGTTATCACTAGGCAGTCTGTAGATGCCACCTTCAAACCTCAGTTTGAACAGGTTGTTCTGGGAAAAACCATAATTCGCAGCACAAATCTAGATGAAGAGCTAGCTAAAGAGCTGATGCAGTgcagtaaagaaataaatgaattcaaCACCGTCATTGGAAACACTATGTGCACTTTGGATTTCTATGAAGGTAAGGTTGGCAACAGGCCAACAGCAGTATATTGGTAAGCAGCAACAGAACCTTACCGAtctgtattttaacattaaGATTCTGGtccaatgaaaaaaacacagtccCACTCTTTGAGCTGTCTTGTCAACTATAATTAACCTATGTTTtaatatacttaaaataaagCACGGTGCTTGGCAATTTGCTGTATCaaacttttaattttgtggGGAATTATTCTGCCTACCTCAAACAGGTCCTCTGAAATGCTTGTAGTCCGCTATACACTTCTCATGTGCTTGTCAGTTAGGTATGTCTGTCAcaaaatttctgtaatttacTGAGGCATCCAAGAGTACAAGAGGAGTCACttgtatctgttttgttttgtttcccaactGGTTCAATAtctaaagttttttgttttgttttgttttgttttgtttttccctaaaagAAATGTCGAAACTTGTTTCCTATGCACAGCTGAAGACAATATTTAGCTGAGTTGTGTCAGTGCTGCTACAC
Proteins encoded in this window:
- the UPP1 gene encoding uridine phosphorylase 1 isoform X3 yields the protein MAPGISNEKKSEDERSSKGNAIHLCNPHLEKMKEDILYHFALGTGTHDFPALFGDVKFVCVGGSPSRMKAFIAYIAEELGLGSQGGDYPNICAGTDRYAMYKVGPVLSVSHGMGIPSISIMLHELIKLLYHAKCSNITLIRIGTSGGIGLEPGSVVITRQSVDATFKPQFEQVVLGKTIIRSTNLDEELAKELMQCSKEINEFNTVIGNTMCTLDFYEGQGRLDGAICLYNEEEKLQYLKAAYDSGVRNIEMESSVFAAMCNLSGVRAAVVCVTLLNRLEGDQISSSHDVLVEYQQRPQKLVGYFIKKSLGKV
- the UPP1 gene encoding uridine phosphorylase 1 isoform X4, with the translated sequence MKEDILYHFALGTGTHDFPALFGDVKFVCVGGSPSRMKAFIAYIAEELGLGSQGGDYPNICAGTDRYAMYKVGPVLSVSHGMGIPSISIMLHELIKLLYHAKCSNITLIRIGTSGGIGLEPGSVVITRQSVDATFKPQFEQVVLGKTIIRSTNLDEELAKELMQCSKEINEFNTVIGNTMCTLDFYEGQGRLDGAICLYNEEEKLQYLKAAYDSGVRNIEMESSVFAAMCNLSGVRAAVVCVTLLNRLEGDQISSSHDVLVEYQQRPQKLVGYFIKKSLGKV